Proteins from a single region of Pseudomonas phenolilytica:
- a CDS encoding BON domain-containing protein, translating to MKKIQTSLTAAAVVAAFSLPLAGVAMADSTPAIEKTEAVMLAANENVEEAKDAASDTWITTKVKSTLLAEDATPGMDIEVETKNGVVSLSGTVATEAEKEAAVAKARQIKGVTDVSADGLKVAE from the coding sequence ATGAAAAAGATTCAGACTTCCCTCACTGCCGCCGCCGTTGTTGCCGCCTTCAGTCTGCCGCTGGCGGGTGTGGCAATGGCCGACAGCACGCCTGCTATCGAGAAAACCGAAGCCGTCATGCTCGCCGCCAATGAAAATGTGGAAGAGGCCAAGGACGCCGCTTCCGATACCTGGATCACCACCAAGGTGAAATCGACGCTGCTGGCCGAAGACGCTACTCCGGGTATGGATATCGAAGTCGAAACCAAGAACGGCGTAGTGTCGCTGTCCGGTACCGTCGCGACCGAGGCAGAGAAGGAAGCCGCAGTTGCCAAGGCTCGGCAGATCAAGGGCGTGACCGACGTGTCCGCCGACGGCCTGAAGGTCGCCGAATAA
- a CDS encoding DUF2845 domain-containing protein — MFGKSFLYGLLLLTCSGAGADTLRCGSQLVSTGDRAFEVERKCGPPAQRDLVGYGLSPNGRQEFVLEEWTYGPNNGTFSILTFEGNRLVRIESQRTR, encoded by the coding sequence ATGTTTGGAAAATCCTTCCTGTACGGCTTGCTGCTACTCACCTGCTCCGGCGCGGGTGCCGATACGCTACGCTGCGGCAGCCAGCTGGTCAGTACGGGCGACCGGGCCTTCGAGGTCGAGCGCAAGTGCGGCCCGCCGGCCCAGCGCGACCTTGTCGGCTATGGCCTGAGCCCCAATGGTCGGCAGGAATTCGTGCTGGAGGAATGGACCTACGGGCCGAACAACGGCACGTTCAGTATCCTCACGTTCGAGGGCAACCGCCTGGTGCGCATCGAGTCGCAGCGTACGCGGTGA
- the panB gene encoding 3-methyl-2-oxobutanoate hydroxymethyltransferase, with product MPEVTLTTLQGLKQKGEKIVMLTCYDATFAKTACDAGVEMLLIGDSLGMVLQGHDSTLPVTVADMAYHTASVKRGNRGAMIVADLPFMANATTEQTLNNSALLMQAGAHMIKLEGSAWLAESIRLLAERGIPVCAHMGLTPQAVNLFGGYKVQGREEAQAQQMLADARALQAAGAAMLLLECVPSELASRITQAVDIPVIGIGAGSETDGQVLVLHDMLGLSLSGRVPKFVKNFMREQGDIPAAIAAYVRAVKTVEFPAAEHGFSA from the coding sequence ATGCCAGAGGTAACCCTGACCACGCTGCAAGGGCTCAAGCAGAAGGGCGAGAAGATCGTCATGCTCACCTGCTACGACGCCACCTTCGCCAAGACGGCCTGCGATGCCGGTGTCGAGATGCTGCTCATCGGCGATTCGCTTGGCATGGTCCTGCAGGGACACGACAGCACCCTGCCAGTCACCGTCGCCGACATGGCCTACCATACGGCCAGCGTCAAGCGCGGCAACCGTGGCGCGATGATCGTCGCCGATCTGCCGTTCATGGCCAATGCCACCACCGAGCAGACCCTGAACAACTCGGCGCTGCTGATGCAGGCCGGCGCGCACATGATCAAGCTCGAAGGCAGCGCCTGGCTGGCCGAGTCGATCCGCCTGCTGGCCGAGCGCGGCATCCCGGTTTGCGCGCACATGGGGCTGACGCCTCAGGCGGTCAACCTTTTCGGCGGCTACAAGGTGCAGGGCCGCGAAGAAGCCCAGGCGCAGCAGATGCTGGCCGACGCACGCGCTCTGCAAGCCGCTGGCGCCGCCATGCTCCTGCTCGAATGTGTGCCCAGCGAACTGGCCTCGCGCATCACCCAGGCGGTCGACATTCCGGTGATCGGAATCGGTGCCGGTAGCGAAACCGACGGCCAGGTGCTGGTCCTGCATGACATGCTGGGCCTGTCGCTGAGCGGCCGCGTACCGAAGTTCGTGAAGAACTTCATGCGCGAGCAGGGCGACATCCCGGCCGCCATCGCCGCCTACGTGCGCGCGGTCAAGACCGTCGAATTCCCCGCAGCCGAACACGGTTTCTCCGCATGA
- the panD gene encoding aspartate 1-decarboxylase, which produces MHAIMLKAKLHRAVVTHSVLDYEGSCAIDGDWLDLAGIREYEQIQIYNVDNGERFTTYAIRGEEGSKIISVNGAAAHKAGVGHRLIICTYAHYSEAELANFKPHVLYMGADGDLSHTSNAIPVQVA; this is translated from the coding sequence ATGCACGCCATCATGCTCAAGGCAAAACTGCACCGCGCCGTGGTGACTCACTCAGTGCTCGACTACGAGGGCTCCTGCGCCATCGACGGCGACTGGCTCGACCTCGCCGGCATCCGCGAGTACGAACAGATCCAGATCTACAACGTCGATAACGGCGAGCGCTTCACCACCTATGCTATCCGTGGCGAGGAAGGTTCGAAGATCATTTCCGTCAACGGTGCCGCGGCACACAAGGCCGGCGTCGGCCATCGCCTGATCATCTGCACCTACGCGCACTACAGCGAAGCCGAACTGGCGAACTTCAAGCCCCACGTGCTGTACATGGGGGCCGATGGCGACCTCAGCCATACCAGCAACGCCATTCCGGTTCAGGTTGCCTGA
- a CDS encoding DUF2845 domain-containing protein has product MSRCSLFALFVVLLASEPASASSTFRCNSRLVSLEASTAQVRERCGEPSSKAMVGYKEVVDEYGYLQEVVVEEWVYGPSHGMYHYLRFEGNRLRSIDSQRGN; this is encoded by the coding sequence ATGTCCCGCTGTTCCCTGTTTGCTCTGTTCGTCGTGCTGCTGGCCAGCGAGCCGGCAAGCGCCTCGTCCACCTTTCGCTGCAACAGCCGGCTGGTCAGCCTGGAGGCCAGCACGGCACAGGTTCGCGAGCGCTGTGGCGAACCCAGCAGTAAGGCGATGGTCGGCTACAAGGAAGTCGTCGACGAATACGGCTACCTGCAGGAAGTAGTCGTCGAGGAATGGGTCTATGGCCCCAGTCACGGCATGTACCACTACCTGCGCTTCGAGGGCAATCGCCTGCGCAGCATCGACAGCCAACGCGGCAACTGA
- the pnp gene encoding polyribonucleotide nucleotidyltransferase yields MNPVIKQFQFGQSTVTLETGRIARQASGAVLVTVDDDVSVLVTVVGAKSADPSKGFFPLSVHYQEKTYAAGKIPGGFFKREGRPSEKETLTSRLIDRPIRPLFPEGFMNEVQVVCTVVSTSKKTDPDIASMIGTSAALAISGIPFDGPIGAARVAFHESTGYLLNPTYEQLKASSLDMVVAGTEEAVLMVESEAQELTEDQMLGAVLFAHQEFQAVIQAVKEFAAEAGKPAWEWSAPVENTALLSAIKAEFGEAISQAYTITIKQQRYSRLDELRDQVVARFAGEGEGQPSVGEVKEAFGLLEYRTVRENIVNGKPRIDGRDTRTVRPLKIEVGVLPKTHGSALFTRGETQALVVATLGTARDAQLLDTLEGEKKDAFMLHYNFPPFSVGECGRMGGAGRREIGHGRLARRGVSAMLPRDDEFPYTIRVVSEITESNGSSSMASVCGASLALMDAGVPMKAPVAGIAMGLVKEGEKFAVLTDILGDEDHLGDMDFKVAGTAKGVTALQMDIKIQGITEEIMEIALGQALEARLNILGQMNQVIAQSRSELSSNAPTMLAMKIDQDKIRDVIGKGGATIRAICEETKASIDIEDDGSIKIFGETKEAAEAAKQRVLGITAEAEIGKIYVGKVERIVDFGAFVNILPGKDGLVHISQISDQRIEKVTDVLKEGQEVKVLVLDVDNRGRIKLSIKDVAAAEASGV; encoded by the coding sequence GTGAATCCGGTAATCAAGCAATTCCAGTTCGGTCAGTCGACCGTTACCCTTGAGACGGGCCGTATCGCTCGCCAGGCCTCCGGTGCCGTGCTGGTAACCGTCGATGACGACGTCAGCGTGCTGGTCACCGTCGTCGGTGCCAAGAGCGCTGACCCGAGCAAGGGCTTTTTCCCGCTGTCGGTGCACTATCAGGAGAAGACCTACGCTGCGGGCAAGATCCCGGGCGGCTTCTTCAAGCGTGAGGGTCGCCCTTCCGAGAAGGAAACCCTGACCTCGCGCCTGATCGACCGTCCGATCCGTCCGCTGTTCCCGGAAGGCTTCATGAACGAAGTGCAGGTCGTCTGCACCGTCGTTTCCACCAGCAAAAAGACCGATCCGGACATCGCCTCGATGATCGGTACCTCGGCAGCGCTGGCCATTTCGGGTATCCCGTTTGATGGTCCGATTGGCGCCGCGCGCGTGGCTTTCCACGAAAGCACCGGCTATCTGCTGAATCCGACCTACGAACAGCTAAAAGCCTCCAGCCTGGACATGGTCGTGGCCGGTACCGAAGAGGCCGTGCTGATGGTCGAGTCCGAGGCGCAAGAGCTGACCGAAGACCAGATGCTCGGCGCGGTACTGTTCGCCCACCAGGAGTTCCAGGCTGTGATCCAGGCCGTCAAGGAATTCGCTGCCGAGGCTGGCAAGCCGGCGTGGGAGTGGAGCGCTCCGGTAGAAAATACTGCCCTGTTGTCGGCGATCAAGGCCGAGTTCGGCGAAGCGATCTCGCAGGCGTACACCATCACCATCAAGCAGCAACGCTACAGCCGTCTGGACGAGCTGCGCGATCAGGTCGTTGCCCGTTTCGCCGGTGAAGGCGAAGGCCAGCCTAGCGTCGGTGAAGTCAAGGAGGCCTTCGGTCTGCTGGAATACCGTACCGTTCGCGAGAACATCGTCAACGGCAAGCCGCGCATCGACGGTCGCGACACCCGCACTGTGCGCCCGCTGAAGATCGAAGTCGGCGTGCTGCCCAAGACCCACGGCTCGGCGCTGTTCACCCGCGGCGAGACCCAGGCTCTGGTAGTCGCGACCCTCGGCACCGCGCGTGACGCCCAACTGCTCGATACTCTGGAAGGCGAAAAGAAGGACGCCTTCATGCTGCACTACAACTTCCCGCCGTTCTCGGTCGGTGAGTGTGGCCGTATGGGCGGCGCCGGTCGTCGTGAGATCGGCCACGGGCGTCTGGCCCGTCGTGGCGTCTCCGCCATGCTGCCGCGTGACGACGAGTTCCCCTACACCATCCGTGTGGTCTCGGAAATCACCGAGTCCAACGGCTCGTCCTCGATGGCCTCGGTCTGCGGTGCTTCGCTCGCGCTGATGGATGCCGGTGTGCCGATGAAGGCGCCGGTCGCGGGTATCGCGATGGGTCTGGTCAAGGAAGGCGAAAAGTTCGCCGTGCTGACCGACATCCTCGGTGACGAAGACCACCTGGGCGACATGGACTTCAAGGTGGCCGGTACCGCCAAGGGCGTCACCGCGCTGCAGATGGACATCAAGATCCAAGGCATCACCGAAGAGATCATGGAAATCGCCCTGGGCCAGGCCCTGGAGGCGCGCCTGAACATCCTCGGCCAGATGAACCAGGTCATTGCCCAGTCGCGTAGCGAGCTGTCGAGCAATGCCCCGACCATGCTGGCGATGAAGATCGATCAGGACAAGATCCGCGATGTGATTGGCAAGGGTGGCGCTACCATTCGTGCCATTTGCGAAGAGACCAAGGCGTCGATCGATATCGAAGACGACGGCTCGATCAAGATCTTCGGCGAGACCAAGGAAGCGGCCGAGGCGGCCAAGCAGCGCGTACTGGGCATCACAGCCGAAGCCGAGATTGGCAAGATCTACGTCGGCAAGGTCGAGCGCATCGTCGACTTCGGTGCCTTCGTCAACATCCTGCCGGGCAAGGACGGCCTGGTGCACATTTCGCAAATCAGCGATCAGCGCATCGAGAAAGTCACCGACGTGCTCAAGGAAGGCCAGGAAGTGAAGGTGCTGGTGCTGGACGTGGACAACCGCGGTCGCATCAAGCTCTCGATCAAGGACGTCGCAGCGGCAGAGGCGTCGGGCGTCTGA
- the panC gene encoding pantoate--beta-alanine ligase — protein MNVVKTIADLRAAVARARSEGKRIGFVPTMGNLHAGHIALVKKAGQRADFVVASIFVNPLQFGPNEDLDSYPRTLAADQTKLFDAGCHLLFAPGVEEMYPHGQAQQTLVRVPGVSEGLCGASRPGHFDGVSTVVTKLFNMVLPDLAVFGQKDFQQLAVIRTMVRDLNMPVQIISEPIVRAEDGLALSSRNGYLSSEERAIAPVLYRTLCEMKTALLGGQRDYAALIAQGQAQLQASGLRVDYLEIRHAPDLQPADAGARELVILVAAFLGKTRLLDNLLVDVAPH, from the coding sequence ATGAACGTCGTCAAGACCATCGCCGACCTGCGTGCCGCGGTAGCCCGCGCCCGCAGCGAGGGCAAGCGCATCGGCTTCGTGCCGACCATGGGCAACCTGCACGCCGGGCATATCGCCCTGGTGAAGAAGGCCGGCCAACGCGCCGACTTCGTGGTGGCGAGCATTTTCGTCAATCCGCTGCAGTTCGGTCCCAACGAAGATCTAGACAGTTACCCGCGCACGCTGGCAGCCGATCAGACGAAGCTGTTCGATGCCGGCTGCCATCTGCTGTTCGCCCCGGGCGTGGAGGAAATGTACCCTCACGGCCAGGCGCAGCAGACGCTCGTGCGCGTGCCCGGGGTTTCCGAAGGACTCTGTGGCGCCAGCCGCCCGGGGCACTTCGACGGCGTCTCGACGGTGGTGACCAAGCTGTTCAACATGGTCCTGCCGGATCTGGCGGTATTCGGCCAGAAGGATTTCCAGCAGCTGGCAGTGATCCGCACGATGGTGCGCGATCTGAACATGCCGGTGCAGATCATTTCCGAGCCGATCGTGCGCGCCGAGGACGGCCTGGCGCTGTCTTCGCGCAACGGTTACCTCAGCAGCGAGGAGCGTGCGATCGCTCCGGTGCTGTATCGCACGCTGTGCGAGATGAAGACGGCCCTGCTCGGCGGACAGCGCGATTACGCCGCACTGATCGCTCAGGGCCAGGCGCAACTGCAAGCCTCCGGGCTGCGGGTGGATTACCTTGAAATCCGCCACGCGCCCGACCTGCAGCCAGCCGATGCGGGCGCACGCGAGCTGGTCATTCTGGTCGCCGCGTTCCTCGGCAAGACCCGCCTGCTGGACAACCTGCTGGTCGACGTCGCCCCCCACTAA
- the rpsO gene encoding 30S ribosomal protein S15 codes for MALSVEEKAQIVNEYKQAEGDTGSPEVQVALLTANINKLQDHFKANGKDHHSRRGLIRMVNQRRKLLDYLKGKDTTRYSALIGRLGLRR; via the coding sequence ATGGCACTGAGCGTTGAAGAGAAAGCCCAGATCGTTAACGAGTACAAGCAAGCTGAAGGCGATACCGGTTCTCCGGAAGTGCAGGTTGCCCTGCTGACCGCCAACATCAACAAGCTGCAGGACCACTTCAAGGCCAACGGCAAGGATCACCACTCCCGTCGTGGTCTGATCCGTATGGTCAACCAGCGCCGCAAGCTGCTGGACTACCTGAAGGGTAAGGACACCACTCGTTACAGCGCCCTCATCGGCCGTCTGGGTCTGCGTCGCTAA
- a CDS encoding DUF748 domain-containing protein — protein sequence MPNGMKRALTVVVSALVCYCLLGFLILPGVAQRIANQQLARYATAPASLERIELNPFTLELTAFNLSIGEPGARQVAFERLYLNLSWDSLWTRTLHLADIQLDRPAVQAEFDPQGTLNLSRLFELPPSPEPAAEGPREVFPLRIDRLRLADGDVGFRDLRPSEAIDLRYDALNIELHNLATRSDGSADASLVANGPSGGRIAWQGQFGLAPITSSGKLKADGLLLKDIWPYVHDIVPLQLQDGRLDVSTAYRLDLSEGTRLLLDNAKIKLAPLAIDDPDGKALIRLESLEIDDTALDLTEQRITIGNLRSSKLETWAARNADGTLDWQALFARPTPSRAATPEPLPEAAAETPAADSTNDPTSRRPWQVLVRNAELRDYRIHLADRVPEQDVALDVGPLDLTLRDFDSLGTSPFQLALQSGIGRQGSLQAEGQLQLSPASGTLAISTRDIDLRIAQAYLSPFVHLELRSGLLDSQLKAELQSTEPLAFSVTGQADITQLHTLDTIGNRDLAKWERLHLEEIDYRHPQSLSIAKVQLQQPYARFIINPDLTTNINDLLIKQPEPATASPKAAQPEPASAPLALHIGGIEIADGSANFADLSLRPPFGTAIQGLNGRIGTLDNRQQKPAAVDIKGKVDRYAPVSIKGQLTPFDPLQSLDIATSFKQVELTTLTPYSSKFAGYRIRKGRLNLDLHYRIQQGQLNAENKVVVEQLQLGEKVDSPDAVDLPIRLAVALLKDTKGTISIELPVTGNLNDPQFSVMPIVWQTLRNLVLRAAQAPFKFIAGLVDGDQVDLSQIAFAAGSSELDDEARKALDTLVDALQQRPALRLEVEGMAAGSSDGPLLAEQRLQREYQQTQYRILQRRGDKVPADPSLLQVEEEDKAVLLEGIYRSRLKQQPPAQWKELEDDERAARLREAVIASWAQSSALLRTLSRDRAAAIKGYLVDHGLDAERVFLLDTGTTEPLADGRVATALHLGSE from the coding sequence ATGCCCAACGGAATGAAGCGCGCGCTCACGGTCGTGGTGAGCGCCCTGGTCTGTTACTGCCTGCTCGGCTTCCTCATCCTGCCTGGTGTCGCCCAGCGCATCGCCAACCAGCAGTTGGCGCGCTATGCCACGGCGCCGGCATCGCTGGAACGCATCGAGCTGAATCCCTTTACGCTCGAACTGACCGCCTTCAACCTGAGCATCGGCGAGCCCGGAGCGCGCCAGGTTGCGTTCGAGCGGCTATATCTCAATCTCTCCTGGGACAGCCTGTGGACACGTACCTTGCACCTGGCCGACATCCAGCTCGACAGGCCTGCGGTGCAGGCCGAATTCGATCCGCAAGGCACGCTCAACCTCTCCCGTCTGTTTGAGTTACCGCCCAGTCCCGAGCCCGCTGCCGAGGGCCCGCGCGAGGTCTTTCCCCTGCGCATCGACCGCCTGCGGCTGGCCGATGGCGACGTCGGCTTCCGCGACCTGCGACCGAGCGAAGCCATCGACCTGCGCTATGACGCGCTGAACATCGAACTGCACAACCTGGCGACCCGCTCCGATGGCAGCGCCGACGCCAGCCTGGTGGCTAACGGCCCGAGCGGCGGACGCATCGCCTGGCAGGGGCAGTTCGGTCTGGCGCCGATTACCTCCAGTGGCAAGCTGAAGGCCGACGGCCTGCTGCTCAAGGACATCTGGCCCTACGTGCACGATATCGTCCCGCTACAGCTGCAGGACGGTCGTCTTGACGTGAGCACCGCCTATCGTCTGGATCTGAGCGAAGGCACCCGACTCCTGCTCGACAACGCGAAAATCAAGCTTGCGCCGCTGGCCATCGATGATCCCGACGGCAAGGCGCTGATCCGTCTGGAAAGCCTGGAAATCGACGACACCGCACTGGACCTGACCGAACAGCGCATCACCATCGGCAACCTGCGCAGCAGCAAGCTGGAAACCTGGGCGGCACGCAACGCCGACGGCACGCTCGACTGGCAGGCGCTGTTTGCCCGGCCGACGCCATCGCGCGCCGCCACACCGGAGCCGCTGCCGGAAGCCGCTGCCGAAACGCCCGCTGCCGACAGCACCAACGATCCCACTTCCCGCCGCCCATGGCAGGTCTTGGTGCGCAACGCCGAACTGCGCGATTACCGCATCCACCTCGCCGACCGCGTACCCGAGCAGGATGTCGCGCTGGACGTAGGGCCGCTCGACCTGACCCTGCGCGATTTCGACAGCCTCGGCACCTCGCCCTTCCAGCTCGCCTTGCAGAGCGGCATCGGCCGCCAGGGCTCGCTGCAGGCCGAAGGCCAGCTGCAGCTCAGCCCGGCCAGCGGCACGCTCGCCATCAGCACCCGCGATATCGACCTGCGCATCGCCCAGGCCTACCTCAGCCCCTTCGTGCACCTGGAACTGCGCAGCGGTCTGCTCGACAGCCAGCTGAAGGCCGAACTGCAAAGTACCGAGCCGCTGGCATTCTCGGTCACCGGCCAAGCCGACATCACCCAGTTGCACACGCTCGACACCATCGGCAACCGCGATCTGGCGAAATGGGAACGCCTGCATCTTGAAGAGATCGACTACCGCCATCCGCAGAGTCTGAGCATCGCCAAGGTGCAGCTGCAGCAACCCTATGCGCGCTTCATCATCAATCCGGATCTGACCACCAACATCAACGACCTGCTGATCAAGCAACCCGAACCTGCCACCGCTAGCCCGAAGGCCGCGCAACCGGAGCCGGCCAGCGCGCCGCTGGCGCTGCACATCGGCGGAATCGAGATCGCCGACGGTTCTGCAAATTTTGCCGACCTCAGCCTGCGCCCGCCCTTCGGCACAGCGATCCAGGGTCTGAACGGCCGGATCGGCACCCTCGACAACCGCCAGCAAAAACCCGCTGCGGTCGATATCAAGGGCAAGGTCGATCGCTACGCGCCGGTCAGCATCAAGGGCCAGCTCACCCCCTTCGATCCGCTGCAGAGTCTGGATATCGCCACCAGCTTCAAGCAGGTGGAACTGACCACGCTGACGCCCTACTCCAGCAAGTTCGCCGGCTATCGCATCCGCAAAGGCCGGCTGAACCTGGACCTGCATTACCGCATCCAGCAGGGTCAGTTGAATGCTGAGAACAAGGTGGTGGTCGAGCAGCTGCAGCTGGGCGAAAAAGTCGACAGCCCGGACGCAGTCGACCTGCCGATTCGCCTGGCCGTGGCGCTGCTGAAGGACACCAAAGGCACGATCTCGATCGAGCTGCCGGTCACCGGCAACCTCAACGACCCACAGTTCAGCGTCATGCCGATCGTCTGGCAGACCCTGCGCAATCTGGTGCTGCGCGCCGCACAGGCACCGTTCAAGTTCATCGCCGGTCTGGTGGACGGCGATCAAGTCGATCTCAGCCAGATCGCCTTCGCGGCCGGCAGCAGCGAGCTGGATGACGAAGCACGCAAGGCACTCGATACCCTGGTCGATGCGCTGCAACAGCGTCCGGCGCTGCGTCTGGAAGTCGAAGGCATGGCGGCGGGTTCCAGCGATGGGCCGCTGCTGGCCGAACAGCGTTTGCAGCGCGAGTATCAGCAGACCCAGTACCGCATTCTCCAGCGCCGCGGCGACAAGGTGCCGGCCGATCCCAGCCTGCTGCAGGTGGAAGAAGAGGACAAGGCCGTGCTGCTCGAAGGCATCTACCGCAGCCGGCTGAAGCAGCAACCGCCAGCACAGTGGAAGGAACTGGAGGACGACGAGCGTGCCGCGCGACTCCGCGAAGCCGTCATCGCCTCCTGGGCACAGAGCAGCGCCCTGCTACGCACCCTGAGTCGCGATCGCGCAGCGGCAATCAAGGGCTATCTGGTGGATCACGGGCTGGACGCCGAGCGGGTGTTCCTACTCGACACCGGCACCACCGAACCGCTGGCCGACGGCCGCGTCGCCACCGCTCTACACCTGGGCAGCGAATGA
- the folK gene encoding 2-amino-4-hydroxy-6-hydroxymethyldihydropteridine diphosphokinase, with amino-acid sequence MERVYIGLGSNLADPLQQLRGALQALADLPCTQVVGVSSFYASDPLGPSDQPRYVNAVAALATTLAPLELLDALQAIELAQGRERKAERWGPRTLDLDILLFGDRVIDEPRLQVPHYHLQERAFVLYPLAELAPAHLHLADGRNLDDLLAACPYRGLERLDETV; translated from the coding sequence ATGGAACGGGTCTACATTGGTCTGGGCAGCAACCTGGCCGATCCGCTGCAGCAACTGCGCGGCGCCCTGCAGGCACTCGCCGACCTGCCGTGCACGCAAGTGGTCGGCGTGTCCTCGTTCTATGCCAGCGACCCCCTAGGGCCATCCGATCAGCCGCGCTACGTTAACGCCGTCGCGGCGCTGGCCACCACCCTCGCTCCGCTCGAACTGCTCGACGCGCTGCAGGCGATCGAACTCGCCCAGGGTCGCGAGCGCAAGGCCGAACGCTGGGGGCCGCGCACGCTGGACCTGGATATCCTGCTGTTTGGCGACCGGGTGATCGACGAGCCGCGCCTCCAGGTGCCGCACTATCATCTGCAGGAGCGCGCTTTCGTGCTCTACCCGCTGGCCGAACTGGCGCCCGCCCACCTGCACCTGGCCGATGGCCGCAACCTCGACGATCTGCTGGCCGCCTGTCCGTACCGCGGTCTGGAGCGTCTCGACGAAACGGTGTAA
- the pgi gene encoding glucose-6-phosphate isomerase translates to MSYYQHPLDVTRLPSWTVLEEHRLAMQHFNMREAFAADPARFEELSVSCCGLFLDYSKNLITPQTRALLVNLAREAGVEQAAHAMFNGEPVNASENRPALHTALRRPMGDDLIVNGTNLMREVHAALAQMTDIVGRIHNNLWRGYNDKPITDVVNIGIGGSFLGPQLVSEALLPFTQQSGVRCHYLANIDGSEFREVTANLNAETTLFIVSSKSFGTLETLKNAQAARTWYLARGGTEEKLYRHFIAVTSNKQAAIDFGIREKNIFPMWDWVGGRYSLWSAIGLPIALAIGMHNFKDLLSGAYSMDQHFLHEPFETNMPVLLAMLGIWYHNFWGAQSYAFLPYDHYLRNFVKHLQQMDMESNGKSVRQDGTPVSCSTGPVIWGGVGCNGQHAYHQLLHQGTPLIPADFIVPVVSHNPVADHQEWLYANCLSQSQALMLGKTRAEAEAELRAKGLPEREVQRLAPHKVIPGNRPSNTLVLESISPGRLGALIALYEHKVFVQGVIWGINSFDQWGVELGKELGKGVYGRLTGYDSPPAEDASTQGLIDFFRGRHRG, encoded by the coding sequence ATGAGCTATTACCAGCACCCGCTCGATGTCACCCGCCTGCCATCCTGGACCGTTCTGGAAGAACACCGCCTGGCCATGCAGCACTTCAACATGCGCGAGGCCTTCGCCGCCGATCCGGCGCGTTTCGAGGAGCTCTCGGTTTCCTGCTGCGGGCTGTTCCTCGATTACTCGAAGAACCTCATCACTCCGCAGACCCGTGCGCTGCTGGTCAACCTCGCGCGCGAGGCGGGCGTCGAGCAGGCCGCCCATGCGATGTTTAACGGTGAGCCGGTGAACGCCTCGGAGAACCGTCCGGCGCTGCATACGGCGCTGCGCCGACCTATGGGCGACGACCTGATCGTCAACGGCACCAACCTGATGCGCGAGGTGCATGCCGCACTGGCACAGATGACCGACATCGTCGGCCGTATCCACAACAACCTGTGGCGTGGCTACAACGACAAGCCGATCACCGACGTGGTCAACATCGGCATCGGTGGCTCCTTCCTCGGTCCGCAACTGGTGTCCGAAGCGCTGCTGCCGTTCACCCAGCAATCGGGCGTGCGCTGTCATTATCTGGCGAACATCGATGGCAGCGAGTTCCGTGAGGTAACCGCCAACCTCAACGCTGAAACCACGCTGTTCATCGTCTCCAGCAAGTCGTTCGGCACCCTGGAAACCCTGAAAAACGCTCAGGCCGCACGCACCTGGTATCTGGCCCGTGGCGGCACCGAGGAGAAGCTCTATCGCCACTTTATCGCAGTGACCAGCAACAAGCAGGCGGCGATCGATTTCGGCATCCGCGAGAAGAATATCTTCCCGATGTGGGATTGGGTCGGCGGCCGCTACTCGCTGTGGTCGGCGATCGGCCTGCCCATCGCCCTGGCGATCGGCATGCACAACTTCAAGGATCTGCTCTCCGGCGCCTACAGCATGGACCAGCATTTCCTCCACGAACCGTTCGAGACCAACATGCCAGTGCTGCTGGCCATGCTTGGCATCTGGTATCACAACTTCTGGGGCGCACAGAGCTACGCCTTCCTGCCCTACGACCATTACCTGCGCAACTTCGTCAAACACCTGCAGCAGATGGACATGGAGTCCAACGGCAAGAGCGTACGCCAGGACGGCACGCCGGTTTCCTGCAGCACCGGCCCGGTGATCTGGGGCGGCGTCGGCTGCAACGGCCAGCACGCCTACCATCAGCTGCTGCACCAGGGCACGCCGCTCATCCCGGCAGATTTCATCGTGCCGGTAGTTAGCCATAACCCAGTCGCCGACCACCAGGAATGGCTGTACGCCAACTGCTTGTCACAGAGCCAGGCGCTGATGCTCGGCAAGACCCGCGCCGAAGCCGAAGCCGAACTGCGCGCCAAGGGCCTGCCGGAGCGCGAAGTGCAGCGTCTGGCGCCGCACAAGGTGATCCCCGGTAATCGCCCAAGCAACACCCTGGTGCTGGAGAGCATCAGCCCTGGCCGTCTCGGCGCGCTGATCGCGCTCTACGAGCACAAGGTGTTCGTGCAGGGTGTCATCTGGGGCATCAACTCCTTTGATCAGTGGGGCGTGGAGCTGGGCAAGGAGCTGGGCAAGGGCGTCTACGGACGTCTGACCGGCTACGACAGCCCGCCGGCCGAGGACGCCTCGACCCAGGGCCTGATCGACTTCTTCCGCGGCCGTCATCGCGGCTGA